The Tripterygium wilfordii isolate XIE 37 chromosome 5, ASM1340144v1, whole genome shotgun sequence DNA segment caacctctccatatAATCATATTATATGAGGGTAAGGTCTACATACATCTTGTATGTCTCCGACCCtgcccactgtgggagccttgaGCATTGATGTTGTTTACCTACTACACAAatatataaaaggaaaaaaatgaacaaaatacCTCTAGAAAACTCTCCGGTTGAACCATCCCAACCCATGAACGCATCTTTTGCCCAGTGATTGGGTCAATGACCAGCACAACAGGAATAGAATCCAACTTGTAGTAAGTGCAAACCTTCTTGCCCTCACTTGTATCATCATAAACCTAATTTTACAAAGGGAACTTGATAATGATAAATATATCAACAAACTGAATAAATAATGCGAAGGAAcaacaataatataaaaatcCAAGTCCATGATACACCTAATATCACAAAATTCCAATAAACATTGTCATGGGTAGGATCCCATTGCAGAGAGGTTACATCTTTCAACTTTAACATCCTACAATAATCATGTATGTGTGAGCCTCAACAGGAGTACGATTTTAACCattcaaaaaaacaaaggagTCAATAACTACAATTGTGGTGTCAGAGGACATTAATTCAAGTTTGCCTAACTAATTTAATAACCATGTTACAGTAACTCCAACAAAAAAttcacaaatataattttttcctTTGTGAGTGCAAAAGAAGAATTTTACTATGGCGCACAAAGATAGTGCAACCCAAAGATAAGGATTACAAAAAGAACCAACATaacccggggggggggggggggggacaacACTAGTTATGTTGTATACTTGTATCAACTATAAAGGGTAAAATTTTCTAAAAGGTTACTGCATTGCCTAGATAATCGACAACCAGAATAACACCTAATAAGTAACTCGCCAACAGTTTTATATGCCAACTGGAATTTAAAGTTTCCCTATTAAATGCATTTTTTTATCATCAGAATCTTGCCGTAGATATTGCAATGTCTGATCCTTTTCCTCTAAAAAATATGGACAGGATtgattaagatatatatatatgtggcaGGGATGATTCTAGTTGTCCCGTGTTGCCTACTCATCTCAGCACTAACATTAACTGCTGGCAGGGACAGCATTCGAGCTTCCTATATACCTTTGTATCCTAAAGTTTACAGTTGAGACCATCGTAGATATCATGACATTTCTCCTTTAAAAAAATTGGTGCTTCCTCAAAAGAAGAGCTTCTTGTCACTCccataaaaagaaaatgagagaaaaataaagaagaaaaaaaaaagatgcctgagaaaagaaaatgactGATATGTGAATATTTTATAATTGAGATAACTCATGAATTCTTGCAGTACAATGCTGAACTCATTACATCATCTTCTGCACAAGACTACAATGCTGAACTTTCATTGTctcatctttttgtttttttaaatttttttgggcaAAAGACCTCCCGGTTTTGGCTAAATTTTTCGGACCCATAGCATCAGCCTTTTAAAAATATCTCAGTATTGTTAAGATATCCACAATCTAAACTGAACATATATCCCTTACATGATTCCCAAAAAAGATATAAATACCAGGATACCAATGTAAGTGGTACACAGGGCAACTGCCTAGAAAGGATCATATGACAACTCTATCAATATCAATATAGACCAACGCTAGAAGCAACATAACCTTTTATTAGATAGCATCAAGGTCGCCAGATTTGAAAAAAGTATCTAAACTCTGAAGCACATGgcaaaaatcaaccaaaaataaaaaattagacaAGCAACACAGATAGGATTAAAAAATGCTATCATAGGCATAGCAAGTCAATTACCTGCCAGAAGACGAAATTGGTTGTGATGGTTTGAGCAACTGCTTCATTTGCCCATGTATCCCGATTAAGCTTTAAAAAATAGGCATACAAAACACCAAAAATTAGAATTGAAATCTAAACATAAAAACTGTCCAAATCAGGAGTAGATAAATAAACAATCATATGGTACCATGTGTGAGCTGAACTCTTTCGTGGATTGTAAGTTCACAAGGAGCCATTTGTCCTGCATAGAAGCAACTGCTTTTGCCTGGAGTTGCACGTAACTTAATTTTCAGTTATATGAGCTTATATATGGTTATATTCAAAAATGAAGCTAACAATAAACAAATTATGTAGCCCTACTCATTAGAACCCTATCTACCTTTTCAAATGAGCCTTGGAACATCAAATGGAAAGGAGGACGATATAAAGAAGCCAAATTATCTCTTGGATTCTCCGTCGTTGATGCTGATGCAGCACTTTGATCAGATTCCCAAACACCAGCACGCCTCACTTCCTCGCCAAAATTACGAAATGCGACCAAGGAACTTGGTTCATGTGGAATAAATCCTGCCCTGGATGATCTAAAGGAAGCAAACAAATGTAAAGTGACGGAAAATAAATTTGCTTTTGGAaaacaagggaaaaaagaaaatgaagacaaGCTATAATTTAGTAAGGCAGAAAGggaaaatatcaaaacaaaTTATCTTAGCTAAAGCTTCAACAAAGCTGGCAAATAGGGAACATACCCATACAGCATAGCATCATCATAAAGAGTCTCCCTAACAACTGGTAAAGGAGGCCGTACTTCATCTCCACCTTCTTGACCATGATTGTCACTCACAACATTGCTTGATGTGCTTAGCCAATTGgttgaaattgacaaaaaaataaattgaagagcacagaaaaaataataaattaaaaaatacatatattttggAATGATTAAACAACTTAAATATGAAAATCTAAATAAATATCTGCAGTACCTTGGATTTTGGTTAGGATTTTCAGTTGATGAAGTTGATGCAATTACCCCACCATCACCACCCACAAAATAAAGTTGGATAGCTTCCTCAAGCTGCCAACTTGTAGCCTACGACAATATCACATTTATGCATACATGACTCAAATGTATAACAATTATGGATGTCTAGCCCACATACTAATAGTAAATCCAGGTGAAAAACAGAACTCAAAAGTTTGTACAGACCATCaatgtaaaacaaaaaagattttgATATTGGAATCACTAAATTCCAGAAAGTAGACAATGATGCTTGCACTTCCTTGCTAGCTTTAGTACACACCGAAACCACATAAAGGCACAAACTTTAATATTTTGTGGAGGGAAATATTGCTCCCACtggcatatacatacataatacaCACATACATGTGTGGGAAGAGCTTAAGAGCCAGCCATAGAAAACATCTCACATTAACTCATCTATGCAACATATAACAGCCAACTTTAGGCAGTCATATTCTCCACAGAAACGCAATGAAAGGATTACCTTGTCAGAAACTAGTAAGACTTCAGACCCATGTTATTGAAATTGGATTCATTATCACATTGAACATGCTCAAACCTCCAACTCATCACAGATTAAGTCCAGCCTTTCAACAATTAATTCACTAAATTTTGAAAGTTTGGAATAAATCGAACACAATTTCGAAGAAAACAATCAGTAAAgaccatcagaaatccatacatCATTTAAGCAACAATAATAACTAAACCCTCATAAAACTCCCAACAAACCAAAGATTTGCTTCGTCAAGAGGCAAAAATCGAGCTCAGAAAAATTAGCAGAACAAGCAATCGAAAGAAGTACCTGTAAGAACTGTCGGGCAGTATCCGCCGTTTGGCCAACGGCGATCTCCAGAAAGGACGAGACTAGCGTCTGCTGATCAGTGGCAGACAACAGTCCTTCCATGGCTGCTTATTCAGTTTCGATTGCTAGAATTAAAAAATGAGTGATCTTTTCACCAGCGATTTAAAGCAT contains these protein-coding regions:
- the LOC119998181 gene encoding plant UBX domain-containing protein 7-like isoform X2, with translation MEGLLSATDQQTLVSSFLEIAVGQTADTARQFLQATSWQLEEAIQLYFVGGDGGVIASTSSTENPNQNPSTSSNVVSDNHGQEGGDEVRPPLPVVRETLYDDAMLYGAGFIPHEPSSLVAFRNFGEEVRRAGVWESDQSAASASTTENPRDNLASLYRPPFHLMFQGSFEKAKAVASMQDKWLLVNLQSTKEFSSHMLNRDTWANEAVAQTITTNFVFWQVYDDTSEGKKVCTYYKLDSIPVVLVIDPITGQKMRSWVGMVQPESFLEDLVPFMDGGPRDHHVTLSHKRPRESATIRPHNAKVSSSETHDEDKELQRALAASMERVKDADIGEKEVTTIDNELETCPKKSPAYPPLPEEAKGDRKLLCRVGVRLPDGRRVQRNFLHIDPIQLLWSFCYSQLGEAETRQFRLTQAIPGAKSLDYESKLTFGQSGLDNSMVLVTWE
- the LOC119998181 gene encoding plant UBX domain-containing protein 7-like isoform X1 → MEGLLSATDQQTLVSSFLEIAVGQTADTARQFLQATSWQLEEAIQLYFVGGDGGVIASTSSTENPNQNPSTSSNVVSDNHGQEGGDEVRPPLPVVRETLYDDAMLYGSSRAGFIPHEPSSLVAFRNFGEEVRRAGVWESDQSAASASTTENPRDNLASLYRPPFHLMFQGSFEKAKAVASMQDKWLLVNLQSTKEFSSHMLNRDTWANEAVAQTITTNFVFWQVYDDTSEGKKVCTYYKLDSIPVVLVIDPITGQKMRSWVGMVQPESFLEDLVPFMDGGPRDHHVTLSHKRPRESATIRPHNAKVSSSETHDEDKELQRALAASMERVKDADIGEKEVTTIDNELETCPKKSPAYPPLPEEAKGDRKLLCRVGVRLPDGRRVQRNFLHIDPIQLLWSFCYSQLGEAETRQFRLTQAIPGAKSLDYESKLTFGQSGLDNSMVLVTWE